In Euzebya sp., one genomic interval encodes:
- a CDS encoding ROK family protein, translated as MIVGLDVGGTSIEAVAVNQPGAPAVATWTGPTPRDGAEDLRAALRSAVRAVTPDGAADLRAVGVAIPGVVDPSAGTVSHAVNLGLDGTATPLAHMLEADLGVPVALDNDARAAALAALSLLRLRRPDIADVALVNIGTGLSVGLVIDGLPHRGPLGHAGEIGHVPLPGSEVPCACGLSGCLEARIAGPALARRWPAGDGRPAHALFAAAAAGDATAAALAEDVAEDVARLVHLVVNLTGIGDVVLGGGVAQAHGGLLDGVRRHLAVAAERSPLAADAIHPDRVVVAPADAALGAHGAAALAAIAAGTHQTSATHVDTDVPSPAAPPAQAGVLDRGETR; from the coding sequence GTGATCGTCGGGCTGGACGTCGGCGGGACCAGCATCGAGGCGGTCGCGGTCAACCAGCCGGGCGCGCCCGCGGTCGCCACCTGGACCGGTCCCACGCCGCGGGACGGCGCGGAGGACCTGCGCGCCGCGCTCCGCTCCGCCGTCCGGGCGGTCACCCCCGACGGGGCCGCTGACCTCCGGGCCGTGGGCGTGGCCATCCCCGGCGTCGTCGACCCGTCCGCGGGCACCGTCAGCCACGCGGTCAACCTGGGGCTCGACGGGACCGCCACACCGCTCGCGCACATGCTCGAGGCCGACCTGGGCGTGCCCGTGGCCCTCGACAACGACGCGCGCGCGGCCGCGCTCGCTGCCCTGTCGCTGCTCCGCCTGCGCCGGCCGGACATCGCCGACGTCGCCCTGGTGAACATCGGCACCGGGTTGTCCGTCGGGCTGGTCATCGACGGCCTCCCACACCGCGGCCCGCTCGGGCACGCGGGCGAGATCGGCCACGTCCCCCTCCCCGGATCGGAGGTGCCCTGCGCCTGCGGCCTCAGCGGCTGCCTCGAGGCCCGGATCGCCGGCCCCGCCCTCGCCCGCCGCTGGCCCGCCGGCGACGGCCGCCCGGCCCACGCGCTGTTCGCGGCCGCGGCGGCCGGCGACGCGACCGCGGCCGCCCTGGCCGAGGACGTGGCCGAGGACGTCGCCCGGCTCGTCCACCTGGTCGTGAACCTGACCGGCATCGGCGACGTGGTCCTCGGGGGCGGCGTCGCGCAGGCCCACGGGGGGCTGCTCGACGGGGTCCGGCGCCACCTCGCCGTCGCGGCCGAGCGCTCGCCGCTCGCCGCCGACGCCATCCACCCCGACCGCGTCGTCGTCGCCCCCGCCGACGCGGCGCTCGGCGCCCACGGCGCCGCCGCCCTGGCCGCCATCGCGGCCGGGACCCATCAGACCTCAGCGACGCACGTCGACACCGACGTGCCGTCACCAGCCGCACCGCCGGCCCAGGCCGGGGTGCTCGACCGAGGAGAGACACGATGA
- a CDS encoding ABC transporter substrate-binding protein, producing the protein MTKRTRLLAALLLLALAAAGCVNDAADDGEDEAEAAEATEAPVDEEADLAEEGADEATEAPAEATEEAGSEPAEDAAALDAEVPEGYTHLAAALAGEYEGTSVEILSQWVEAEGENFSATLADFAEATGIDITTEGITDYETVLNVRVEGGDAPDIAQVAQPGLMQEFASAGHLVNLSDWMDVEQLSTDYSEAWTDLTTYEDDTYGVFFRANTKSIVWYPVAAFEEAGYEIPETWDDLIGLQDQILADGGTPWCITMEHGDATGWVATDWIEDVLLRTAEPEVYDQWVAHEIPFDSPEVLAAAEQVGEIWFGEGHVNGGGTAIGATFVGDAMNPTFEEPPGCWLHRQAAWIPDFWPTDPETEEPLYTPGEDAAFFFLPGETPEDRPVLGSGDMFIMFDDRPEVRAVMEYLATADAAMGWIEAGGFISPNSSIPPEAYSDYASSQQAEILADATVLRFDASDSMPAEVGQGSFWSGMVDWVAAEGGNTDQVFADIEASWPS; encoded by the coding sequence ATGACGAAGAGGACGCGACTGCTGGCCGCGCTGCTGCTGCTCGCCCTCGCGGCGGCCGGCTGCGTGAACGATGCCGCTGACGACGGGGAGGACGAGGCCGAGGCGGCCGAGGCGACCGAGGCACCGGTCGACGAGGAGGCGGACCTGGCCGAGGAGGGTGCGGACGAGGCCACCGAGGCGCCGGCGGAGGCCACCGAGGAGGCGGGGAGCGAACCGGCGGAGGACGCGGCGGCGCTCGACGCCGAGGTGCCGGAGGGCTACACGCACCTCGCCGCGGCCCTGGCGGGGGAGTACGAGGGCACGTCGGTCGAGATCCTCAGCCAGTGGGTCGAGGCCGAGGGTGAGAACTTCTCAGCGACCCTGGCGGACTTCGCCGAGGCGACCGGCATCGACATCACCACCGAGGGCATCACCGACTACGAGACCGTGCTGAACGTCCGGGTGGAGGGTGGCGACGCCCCCGACATCGCGCAGGTCGCCCAGCCGGGGCTGATGCAGGAGTTCGCCTCCGCGGGCCACCTCGTCAACCTGAGCGACTGGATGGACGTCGAGCAGCTGTCGACGGACTACTCCGAGGCCTGGACCGACCTCACGACCTACGAGGACGACACCTACGGCGTGTTCTTCCGCGCCAACACGAAGTCGATCGTCTGGTACCCGGTCGCCGCCTTCGAGGAGGCCGGCTACGAGATCCCCGAGACCTGGGACGACCTGATCGGCCTGCAGGACCAGATCCTGGCCGACGGCGGGACGCCCTGGTGCATCACGATGGAGCACGGCGACGCCACCGGCTGGGTCGCGACGGACTGGATCGAGGACGTCCTGCTCCGCACCGCCGAGCCCGAGGTCTACGACCAGTGGGTCGCCCACGAGATCCCGTTCGACTCCCCCGAGGTGCTGGCCGCCGCCGAGCAGGTCGGCGAGATCTGGTTCGGCGAGGGGCACGTGAACGGTGGCGGGACCGCCATCGGCGCCACGTTCGTCGGCGACGCGATGAACCCGACGTTCGAGGAGCCGCCGGGCTGCTGGCTGCACCGCCAGGCCGCCTGGATCCCCGACTTCTGGCCGACCGACCCCGAGACCGAGGAGCCCCTCTACACCCCTGGCGAGGACGCGGCCTTCTTCTTCCTGCCCGGTGAGACGCCCGAGGACCGCCCGGTGCTCGGCTCCGGCGACATGTTCATCATGTTCGACGACCGCCCCGAGGTCCGCGCCGTGATGGAGTACCTCGCCACCGCCGACGCGGCGATGGGGTGGATCGAGGCTGGCGGGTTCATCAGCCCGAACTCCTCCATCCCGCCGGAGGCCTACAGCGACTACGCCAGCTCCCAGCAGGCCGAGATCCTCGCCGACGCCACCGTGCTGCGCTTCGACGCCTCGGACTCCATGCCGGCAGAGGTCGGGCAGGGCTCGTTCTGGTCCGGGATGGTCGACTGGGTCGCTGCCGAGGGCGGCAACACCGACCAGGTGTTCGCCGACATCGAGGCGAGCTGGCCCAGCTAG
- a CDS encoding ROK family protein, which yields MEPTARRRVPLRAASKATKAETRLANLRLTLQVVMAAGSTSRADIARQTGLTRATVSALVADLIADDLLVETGLGESAGGKPPTLLEINGSARQVIALDLSSAPLRGALLDLAGETVLSTTGPDADLQGPDAVDAVVDLVTDLAARATAPLLGVGVGTPGVVDDRGHVVEAANLGWHDLPLGELLAERTGLAVHVANDAQVSAIDEYGRREDVDSLVVVRVGRGIGAGIVLDGRPHAGDRHAAGEIGHLRVVDDARAPECRCGRRGCLELYASLPAIMATTGRAGGDPAQLDDSDAGALAIAADHLGAALANLVAVLDVSHVVLGGPVEQLGAAFLDAVREALSGRILPAVADTLALTYSTAGPDAVLAGAWALVLAEELGVVRR from the coding sequence GTGGAGCCCACCGCACGACGTCGGGTGCCCCTGCGGGCGGCCAGCAAGGCCACGAAGGCCGAGACGCGGCTGGCGAACCTGCGCCTGACCCTCCAGGTCGTGATGGCGGCCGGGTCGACCTCCCGCGCGGACATCGCCCGCCAGACCGGCCTGACCCGTGCGACGGTCTCGGCCCTCGTCGCGGACCTGATCGCCGACGACCTGCTGGTCGAGACCGGGCTGGGGGAGTCCGCCGGCGGGAAGCCGCCGACCCTCCTCGAGATCAACGGCTCGGCCCGGCAGGTCATCGCCCTCGACCTGAGCTCCGCCCCCCTCCGCGGCGCCCTGCTCGACCTGGCGGGCGAGACCGTGCTGAGCACGACCGGCCCCGACGCGGACCTCCAGGGTCCCGATGCGGTCGACGCCGTCGTCGACCTGGTCACCGACCTGGCCGCCCGGGCGACCGCCCCCCTGCTCGGCGTCGGCGTCGGCACCCCCGGCGTGGTCGACGACCGCGGGCACGTCGTCGAGGCGGCGAACCTCGGCTGGCACGACCTGCCGCTCGGCGAGCTGCTGGCCGAGCGGACCGGCCTGGCCGTCCACGTCGCCAACGACGCGCAGGTCTCGGCCATCGACGAGTACGGACGCCGCGAGGACGTCGACAGCCTGGTCGTCGTCCGGGTCGGGCGGGGCATCGGCGCCGGCATCGTCCTCGACGGCCGCCCCCACGCCGGCGACCGCCACGCCGCCGGTGAGATCGGGCACCTTCGCGTCGTCGACGACGCGCGCGCCCCCGAGTGCCGCTGCGGCCGCCGCGGCTGCCTGGAGCTCTACGCCAGCCTCCCCGCGATCATGGCCACCACCGGGCGCGCGGGCGGGGACCCGGCCCAGCTGGACGACTCCGACGCCGGCGCGCTCGCGATCGCGGCGGACCACCTGGGCGCGGCCCTCGCCAACCTCGTCGCGGTCCTCGACGTCAGCCACGTGGTGCTCGGCGGGCCGGTCGAGCAGCTCGGCGCGGCGTTCCTCGACGCGGTCCGCGAGGCGCTGTCGGGCCGCATCCTGCCGGCCGTCGCCGACACCCTGGCCCTGACGTACTCGACAGCCGGGCCCGACGCGGTCCTGGCCGGGGCGTGGGCGCTGGTCCTCGCCGAGGAGCTGGGGGTGGTGCGCCGGTGA